The Prosthecobacter vanneervenii genome has a segment encoding these proteins:
- the hemB gene encoding porphobilinogen synthase — MNLPIRPRRNRQSPAIRDLVRETELTPGHLIYPLFIQEGDANTPIDSMPGCTRWSIQGLVKEAGEAHALGVPAVVLFPRIPDELKTRGAEACHADDGLVPRAIRALKSAHPTLAVITDVALDPYNSDGHDGLVSDDGRILNDETVAVLCQQALCHARAGADIVAPSDMMDGRVAALRAALDGAGFQAVSIMSYTAKYASAYYGPFRGALDSAPKAGDKKTYQMDPANVREALREAALDEEEGADILMVKPAGPYLDIIAKLRAASPLPIAAYQVSGEYLMIKAGAAGGWIDETKIVNESLIGIRRAGADMILTYFAKQWSAAWR; from the coding sequence ATGAACCTTCCGATCCGCCCCCGTCGTAACCGTCAATCTCCGGCCATCCGTGACCTCGTCCGTGAGACTGAGCTCACACCAGGTCATCTGATCTACCCGCTCTTCATTCAGGAAGGCGACGCCAACACACCGATTGATTCCATGCCTGGATGCACCCGCTGGAGCATCCAGGGGCTGGTGAAGGAGGCAGGGGAAGCCCATGCGCTGGGGGTTCCGGCTGTGGTTTTGTTTCCACGCATTCCGGATGAGCTCAAGACGCGTGGCGCCGAGGCCTGCCATGCCGACGATGGTCTGGTGCCACGCGCTATCCGTGCGCTGAAAAGCGCCCATCCTACCTTGGCCGTGATCACCGATGTGGCGCTGGATCCTTACAACAGCGACGGTCACGACGGTCTCGTTTCCGATGATGGCCGCATCTTGAATGATGAGACCGTGGCCGTGCTCTGCCAGCAGGCTCTCTGTCATGCGCGAGCGGGCGCGGATATCGTGGCCCCAAGCGATATGATGGACGGTCGTGTGGCCGCGCTGCGTGCCGCACTGGATGGTGCCGGCTTCCAAGCTGTCTCGATCATGAGTTACACCGCCAAATATGCCAGCGCCTACTACGGCCCGTTCCGTGGTGCGCTGGATTCGGCCCCCAAAGCAGGTGACAAGAAGACCTACCAGATGGACCCTGCCAATGTGCGCGAGGCATTGCGTGAGGCTGCACTGGATGAAGAGGAGGGCGCAGACATCCTCATGGTGAAGCCTGCTGGTCCGTATCTTGACATCATCGCCAAACTCCGTGCCGCCAGCCCGCTGCCCATCGCGGCATATCAGGTGAGCGGAGAATATCTCATGATCAAGGCCGGTGCTGCCGGTGGCTGGATCGACGAAACCAAGATCGTGAACGAGTCTCTCATCGGCATTCGCCGCGCAGGGGCGGACATGATTCTGACCTATTTTGCCAAGCAGTGGTCGGCTGCGTGGCGCTGA